The following are encoded together in the Humulus lupulus chromosome 5, drHumLupu1.1, whole genome shotgun sequence genome:
- the LOC133834504 gene encoding probable pectinesterase/pectinesterase inhibitor 61, with protein sequence MGYGKLEPSDRGNVSAQSNESEIATSHSPPSATRGGKSKNKKLIFLAALSIVLIAASAVSAVLLIGVRTRASGPPGATMPRKPTQAISKACRKTRYPNLCVNSLLDFPGAMSASEEDLVHISFNMTLQHLSKALYTTSELTSLKMDSLTRSAYDVCLELLDDSVDAVERALTTVSGGGGGSDNQDVVTWLSAALTNQETCSEGFEEGGSSVNGNVKTQVAEKLKDLSELVSNCLALFSGSISDDFSGVPVQNKRRLMAAEEDNISGDFPRWLTRNERRLLGLPVSAIQADIVVSKDGNGTVKTIAEAIKKAPEYSDRRTIIYVRAGRYEENNLKVGRKKKNLMFIGDGKGKTVISGGKSVSESMTTFHTASFAATGAGFIARDMTFVNWAGPARHQAVALRVGADHAVIYRCQVLGYQDTLYVHSNRQFFRESEVYGTVDFIFGNAAVVFQNCTIYARKPMDLQKNTITAQNRKDPNQNTGISIHACRIVATSDLEASKGSFPTYLGRPWKMYARTVYMMSYLGDHIHPRGWLEWNTSNFALNTCYYGEYMNSGPGGAVGQRVKWEGYRVITSTVEASKFTVAQFIFGSSWLPSTGVAFLAGLSV encoded by the exons ATGGGGTACGGCAAACTGGAACCGTCGGATCGTGGAAATGTATCGGCGCAATCGAACGAATCAGAAATTGCCACGTCACACTCACCGCCAAGCGCAACCCGTGGTGGGAAGAGCAAAAACAAGAAGCTCATCTTCCTCGCCGCCCTCTCCATTGTTCTAATAGCGGCCTCAGCCGTCTCCGCCGTGCTCCTTATCGGAGTTCGAACCCGAGCATCGGGTCCACCCGGTGCGACCATGCCCCGGAAACCGACCCAGGCGATTTCCAAGGCTTGCAGAAAGACTCGGTACCCGAATCTCTGCGTGAACTCGCTCCTCGATTTCCCGGGCGCCATGAGCGCGTCTGAGGAGGATCTGGTCCACATTAGCTTCAATATGACGCTGCAGCACCTTAGCAAAGCCCTCTACACCACCTCCGAGTTGACCTCACTCAAAATGGACTCGCTCACTCGCTCCGCCTACGACGTCTGCCTCGAGCTTCTAGACGATTCGGTCGACGCCGTCGAGCGTGCGCTCACAACCGTCTCCGGCGGCGGCGGCGGGTCTGACAACCAGGACGTGGTGACGTGGCTGAGTGCGGCGTTGACCAACCAGGAGACCTGCAGTGAAGGGTTCGAGGAGGGTGGGTCCAGTGTGAACGGGAACGTGAAAACTCAGGTGGCCGAGAAATTGAAGGACTTATCGGAACTCGTGAGTAATTGCCTCGCGCTATTTTCTGGAAGCATTAGTGACGATTTCTCGGGCGTTCCGGTTCAGAACAAGAGGAGGTTAATGGCAGCGGAAGAGGACAATATCTCGGGAGATTTCCCGAGATGGTTGACTCGAAATGAAAGGAGGCTTTTGGGTTTACCTGTCTCGGCGATACAAGCCGATATCGTGGTGTCAAAAGACGGAAATGGGACGGTCAAGACTATAGCCGAAGCCATAAAGAAAGCGCCGGAGTACAGTGATCGCCGAACCATTATTTACGTGAGGGCAGGAAG GTACGAAGAGAATAATTTAAAGGtaggaaggaagaaaaagaacTTGATGTTCATTGGAGATggaaagggtaaaacggtaatatCAGGAGGGAAGAGCGTATCGGAGAGCATGACAACTTTCCACACAGCTTCTTTCG CTGCAACTGGGGCTGGTTTCATAGCTCGGGACATGACATTTGTGAACTGGGCCGGCCCAGCTAGACACCAAGCTGTTGCTCTCCGGGTCGGTGCGGACCACGCGGTGATTTACCGGTGCCAAGTCCTCGGGTACCAAGACACCCTGTACGTGCATTCCAATCGCCAGTTTTTCCGCGAGTCCGAGGTTTACGGAACCGTCGATTTCATATTCGGAAACGCCGCCGTCGTTTTCCAAAACTGCACAATCTACGCCCGAAAGCCCATGGACCTACAGAAAAACACGATCACGGCCCAAAACCGAAAAGACCCGAACCAAAACACGGGTATCTCGATCCACGCCTGCCGGATCGTTGCCACGTCAGATCTGGAAGCCTCGAAGGGGAGCTTCCCGACGTATCTGGGCCGTCCGTGGAAAATGTACGCCAGAACAGTGTACATGATGTCGTACTTGGGCGATCACATCCATCCACGTGGATGGCTAGAATGGAACACAAGTAATTTCGCTCTTAACACGTGTTATTACGGCGAGTACATGAACTCCGGGCCGGGTGGGGCGGTGGGCCAGCGGGTCAAATGGGAGGGTTATCGGGTCATAACGTCCACAGTCGAAGCCAGCAAGTTCACCGTCGCACAGTTCATTTTCGGGTCGTCTTGGCTGCCCTCGACCGGAGTGGCATTCTTGGCCGGTTTATCAGTATAA